In Streptomyces sp. NBC_00878, a single window of DNA contains:
- a CDS encoding FAD-binding and (Fe-S)-binding domain-containing protein, with protein sequence MTTVEELVTALRREVPSLRVDTSGGRRAQYAYDASNYRVPPLAVVFPVRADEVAGAHKVCHGLGVPVTTRGAGTSMAGNAVGTGLVLDLSRHMRRVLEIDASARTARVEAGIVLDDLQDAAAPHGLVFGPDPSSHSRCTIGGMIGNDACGNHSVRYGRTGEHLVSLDLVLADGTRATADRDGLHAVDEAGRERVARLTADLRGIVDAGLATIRLALGRIPRQVSGYQLQHLLPENGFDVVRVLAGTEGTCATVVSATVRLMPKPPAALLIALGYDDVVDAAEDVPLILKFSPAAVEGLDEAIVATMRHRRGAASVTGLPEGRAWLYVDLDGDDPQQVAAEAERLLDELKAAGRMVSGRLITDQTERASLWRVREDGAGLAARLTDGSASWPGWEDAAVAPDQLAGYLRDFRTLMAEHRLTGVLYGHFGAGCVHVRLDFRPDTDEGRTVMRAFLTEAARLVVRHGGTLSGEHGDGRARSELLSVMYDRSMLAAFAAFKHAWDPEGLLNPGILVDPRPLDADLALNTSRTTTPSTVFALLEDPDGITAAANRCVGVGRCRSHTGGVMCPSYRATGDEQHSTRGRARTLQEMLRGALPGGWRSRETREALDLCLSCKACSSDCPVGVDVATYKSEFLHHHYKWRPRPLSHYSLGWLPLWTALAGRMPKLVNAVMGSRLGPWIARLGGVTPKRSLPAFHGRHAWRRGVSETAEAPGAILMVDSFTRAFRPELAGAASRVLADAGLPTQARGDVCCGLTWITTGQLGVARRVLARTAATLDATEGPIVVTEPSCAAALAKDLPELVDSDAARRVAARVQTFTGALAERVATGWKPRHVPDEVVLQTHCHQYAVFGAGQQRDLLRDLGIEKVTEATGCCGVAGNFGFENEHYDVSLAVADQALRPRLEAAAPETPVLADGFSCQMQIEHLAGDDRPGATHLAQLLDDPQPPSLS encoded by the coding sequence ATGACCACCGTGGAAGAGCTGGTGACGGCGTTGCGCAGGGAGGTGCCGTCCCTGCGGGTCGACACCTCCGGCGGCCGACGTGCCCAGTACGCCTACGACGCGTCGAACTACCGGGTACCGCCACTGGCCGTGGTGTTCCCCGTGCGCGCCGACGAAGTCGCCGGCGCGCACAAGGTCTGCCACGGCCTCGGCGTGCCCGTCACCACCCGAGGTGCGGGCACCAGCATGGCCGGCAACGCCGTGGGCACCGGCCTCGTCCTGGACCTGTCCCGCCACATGCGCCGCGTCCTGGAGATCGACGCGTCCGCCCGGACGGCGCGCGTTGAGGCCGGCATCGTCCTCGACGACCTCCAGGACGCCGCCGCTCCGCACGGGCTGGTCTTCGGCCCCGACCCGTCCTCGCACAGCCGCTGCACCATCGGCGGCATGATCGGCAACGACGCGTGCGGCAACCACTCCGTGCGCTACGGCCGCACCGGGGAGCACCTGGTCTCCCTCGACCTGGTCCTGGCCGACGGCACCCGCGCCACCGCCGACCGCGACGGACTGCACGCCGTGGACGAGGCGGGCCGGGAGCGGGTGGCACGGCTGACGGCCGACCTGCGTGGCATCGTCGACGCGGGTCTGGCGACTATCCGTCTGGCGCTGGGGCGCATTCCCCGCCAGGTCTCCGGCTATCAGCTCCAGCACCTGCTGCCCGAGAACGGCTTCGACGTCGTACGGGTCCTCGCCGGCACGGAAGGCACCTGCGCCACGGTCGTCTCCGCCACCGTCCGCCTGATGCCGAAGCCGCCTGCCGCGCTGCTCATCGCCCTCGGTTACGACGATGTCGTCGACGCGGCCGAGGATGTGCCGTTGATCCTGAAGTTCTCCCCGGCCGCGGTCGAGGGCCTGGACGAGGCGATCGTGGCCACCATGCGCCACCGCCGGGGCGCCGCCTCGGTGACGGGGCTGCCCGAGGGACGCGCCTGGCTGTACGTCGACCTCGACGGGGACGACCCGCAGCAGGTGGCCGCCGAGGCCGAGCGCCTCCTGGACGAGTTGAAGGCCGCGGGCCGCATGGTCTCCGGCCGACTGATCACCGACCAGACCGAGCGGGCCTCCCTGTGGCGAGTGCGCGAGGACGGCGCGGGACTGGCCGCCCGGCTCACCGACGGCAGCGCGTCCTGGCCCGGCTGGGAGGACGCGGCGGTCGCCCCCGACCAACTGGCGGGCTATCTGCGCGACTTCCGCACCCTCATGGCCGAGCACCGGCTCACCGGCGTGCTGTACGGCCACTTCGGCGCCGGCTGCGTCCACGTACGGCTCGACTTCCGCCCCGACACCGACGAGGGCCGCACCGTCATGCGCGCCTTCCTCACCGAGGCCGCCCGACTCGTCGTACGGCACGGAGGAACCCTCTCCGGCGAACACGGCGACGGCCGGGCCCGCAGCGAACTGCTGTCGGTGATGTACGACCGATCGATGCTGGCCGCCTTCGCGGCCTTCAAGCACGCCTGGGACCCCGAGGGCCTGCTCAACCCGGGCATCCTCGTCGACCCCCGCCCCCTGGACGCGGACCTCGCCCTCAACACCAGCCGGACCACCACACCCTCGACGGTGTTCGCCCTCCTGGAGGACCCGGACGGCATCACCGCGGCCGCCAACCGTTGTGTGGGCGTGGGCCGTTGCCGCAGCCACACCGGCGGGGTCATGTGCCCCAGCTACCGGGCCACCGGCGACGAACAGCACTCCACCCGAGGCCGGGCCCGCACCCTGCAGGAGATGCTGCGCGGTGCGCTCCCCGGTGGCTGGCGCTCCCGTGAGACCCGTGAGGCGCTCGACCTGTGCCTGTCGTGCAAGGCGTGCTCCAGCGACTGCCCGGTCGGCGTCGACGTGGCGACGTACAAGTCGGAGTTCCTGCACCACCACTACAAGTGGCGCCCGCGTCCCCTGTCGCACTACTCGCTCGGCTGGCTCCCGCTGTGGACGGCGCTCGCCGGCCGCATGCCGAAACTGGTCAACGCGGTGATGGGCAGCCGTCTCGGGCCATGGATCGCCCGCCTGGGCGGAGTGACGCCGAAGCGGAGCCTGCCCGCGTTCCACGGGCGGCACGCATGGCGGCGCGGTGTGTCGGAGACGGCGGAAGCACCAGGGGCAATCCTCATGGTGGACTCCTTCACGCGGGCCTTCCGGCCCGAACTGGCCGGAGCCGCCTCCCGAGTTCTCGCCGACGCCGGGCTGCCCACGCAGGCGAGAGGTGACGTCTGCTGCGGCCTGACCTGGATCACCACCGGCCAACTCGGCGTCGCCCGCCGTGTGTTGGCCCGTACGGCCGCCACCCTCGACGCGACCGAGGGACCGATCGTGGTCACGGAACCCAGCTGCGCCGCCGCCCTCGCCAAGGACCTGCCGGAGCTGGTGGACAGCGACGCGGCACGCCGGGTCGCCGCGCGGGTGCAGACCTTCACCGGAGCGCTCGCCGAGCGCGTCGCCACAGGGTGGAAGCCCCGGCACGTACCTGACGAGGTGGTGCTCCAGACCCACTGCCACCAGTACGCCGTCTTCGGCGCCGGACAGCAGCGCGACCTGTTGCGCGACCTGGGCATCGAGAAGGTCACCGAGGCCACCGGCTGCTGCGGCGTGGCCGGCAACTTCGGCTTCGAGAACGAGCATTACGACGTCTCGCTCGCCGTCGCCGACCAGGCACTGCGCCCCCGGCTGGAAGCGGCCGCTCCCGAGACGCCTGTCCTGGCCGACGGGTTCAGCTGCCAGATGCAGATCGAGCACCTCGCCGGAGACGACCGCCCCGGCGCCACCCACCTGGCACAACTGCTGGACGACCCCCAACCCCCTTCGCTTTCCTGA
- a CDS encoding aspartate aminotransferase family protein, translated as MTSLSPHLRQATPVTAERGEGVHLYGTDGRRYLDFTAGIGVTSTGHCHPRVVAAAQEQIGRLIHGQYTTVMHQPLQQLVERLGDVLPAGLDSLFFSNSGSEAVEAALRLARQATGRPNIVVFHGGFHGRTVAAASMTTSGTKFRTGFSPLMSGVAIAPFPTAFRYGWDQETATRFALSELDYLLQTVTAPQETAAFVVEPVLGEGGYIQADPAFLRGLRERADRHGIVLVLDEIQTGFGRTGRFWGHDHAEDVRPDVITIAKGLASGFPLSGIAASQELMSKVHPGSQGGTYGGNAVACAAAIATLDVIRDEKLVENADTMGQRLRAGLEEVARTTPGIADVRGLGLMLANEFVTADGSPDPATAARVQQAAAEEGLLLLLCGPWNNVVRMIPALVIDETAVDEGLAAWRAAVGKGTAATS; from the coding sequence TTGACCAGCCTGTCCCCGCACCTGCGCCAAGCCACCCCCGTCACCGCCGAGCGCGGCGAGGGCGTCCACCTCTACGGCACCGACGGCCGCCGCTACCTGGACTTCACCGCCGGCATCGGCGTCACCAGCACGGGTCACTGTCACCCGCGCGTGGTCGCCGCCGCGCAAGAACAGATCGGCAGGCTCATCCACGGTCAGTACACGACCGTGATGCACCAGCCGCTCCAGCAACTCGTCGAACGGCTCGGGGATGTACTGCCCGCCGGCCTGGACAGCCTGTTCTTCTCCAACTCCGGCAGTGAGGCCGTCGAGGCGGCGCTGCGGCTGGCCCGGCAGGCCACCGGCCGCCCCAACATCGTCGTCTTCCACGGCGGCTTCCACGGCCGTACCGTCGCGGCCGCCTCGATGACCACGTCCGGCACCAAGTTCCGCACCGGGTTCTCCCCGCTGATGTCGGGCGTCGCCATCGCCCCGTTCCCTACGGCCTTCCGCTACGGCTGGGACCAGGAGACCGCGACCCGCTTCGCGCTCAGCGAGCTCGACTACCTGCTCCAGACCGTCACCGCCCCGCAGGAGACGGCGGCCTTCGTCGTCGAGCCCGTCCTCGGCGAGGGCGGCTACATCCAGGCCGACCCCGCTTTCCTGCGCGGGCTGCGCGAGCGCGCCGACCGCCACGGCATCGTCCTCGTGCTGGACGAGATCCAGACCGGCTTCGGCCGCACCGGCCGCTTCTGGGGCCACGACCACGCCGAGGACGTCCGCCCCGACGTCATCACCATCGCCAAGGGCCTGGCGAGCGGCTTCCCGCTGTCCGGCATCGCCGCCTCCCAGGAGCTCATGAGCAAGGTGCACCCGGGCTCGCAGGGCGGCACCTACGGCGGCAACGCCGTCGCCTGCGCGGCCGCGATCGCCACCCTGGACGTGATCCGGGACGAGAAGCTGGTTGAGAACGCCGACACCATGGGGCAGCGGCTGCGCGCCGGCCTGGAGGAAGTCGCCCGTACGACGCCAGGCATCGCCGACGTCCGCGGCCTGGGCCTGATGCTCGCCAACGAGTTCGTCACCGCCGACGGCTCGCCCGACCCGGCCACCGCCGCGCGGGTCCAGCAGGCAGCCGCCGAGGAGGGCCTCCTTCTGCTGCTCTGCGGACCCTGGAACAACGTCGTGCGCATGATCCCGGCACTGGTCATCGACGAGACCGCCGTCGACGAGGGGCTCGCCGCCTGGCGAGCCGCCGTGGGCAAGGGCACGGCCGCTACGTCATGA
- a CDS encoding HAD family hydrolase, which produces MSEKRWVTFDCFGTLVDWRHGIATGIELVAPGKGWELLDVYNRHEPQVQSEYPAMRYSDVLAEALKRTAAEAKLDLVEDQFRVLTAGIPFWPVFPETRQALLELQGAGWNLALLTNCDRVVIGETQRRLGIQFDAIVTAEDSGAYKPALNHFQYFEKSLGVTRDRWVHVAQSYFHDMVPAGRLDITRVWINRLDEKDDPSIAHAVRRDLSDLAATVNEVHQKFNG; this is translated from the coding sequence ATGAGCGAGAAGCGTTGGGTCACCTTCGACTGTTTCGGCACCCTCGTGGACTGGCGCCACGGCATCGCCACCGGCATCGAGCTCGTCGCGCCCGGCAAGGGCTGGGAGCTGCTGGACGTCTACAACCGCCACGAGCCGCAGGTACAGAGCGAGTACCCCGCCATGCGCTACAGCGACGTCCTGGCGGAGGCTCTGAAGCGCACGGCCGCCGAGGCGAAGCTCGACCTGGTGGAGGACCAGTTCCGGGTCCTGACGGCCGGCATCCCGTTCTGGCCGGTCTTCCCCGAGACCCGCCAGGCCCTGCTCGAACTGCAGGGGGCCGGCTGGAACCTCGCCCTGCTCACCAACTGTGACCGCGTCGTCATCGGCGAGACCCAGCGCCGCCTCGGGATCCAGTTCGACGCGATCGTCACCGCCGAGGACTCCGGCGCCTACAAGCCGGCCCTCAACCACTTCCAGTACTTCGAGAAGTCCCTCGGCGTCACCCGTGACCGCTGGGTGCATGTGGCGCAGAGCTACTTCCACGACATGGTGCCCGCCGGCCGGCTCGACATCACCCGCGTGTGGATCAACCGTCTCGACGAGAAGGACGACCCGTCGATCGCTCACGCCGTCCGCCGCGACCTGAGCGACCTGGCCGCCACCGTCAACGAGGTCCACCAAAAGTTCAACGGCTGA
- a CDS encoding GntR family transcriptional regulator, which yields MLQRVTAVQALTEELRRQILSGDLPPGSKLPEVGLAEQFNVARPTVRTAVQHLVERGVLRRDTGRSAVVPELSGADVRDVYFAREAVELHVVDHLSAPGRSPQRLRQVRQAMEHLQNLSADAPWSEVAEADLAFHTALVEAAESTRLDRLFHGLLEEVRMCLVQLEAHYPRRADLADEHRRILDALETQDAAVARKLMRAHLDSAVRALTDD from the coding sequence GTGCTGCAACGCGTCACCGCCGTGCAGGCACTGACCGAGGAGCTACGCCGGCAGATCCTCAGCGGTGACCTGCCGCCCGGCTCGAAACTCCCGGAGGTCGGGCTGGCCGAGCAATTCAACGTCGCCCGTCCCACCGTACGCACCGCTGTACAGCATCTGGTGGAGCGCGGAGTGCTGCGCCGCGACACCGGCCGCTCGGCCGTCGTACCGGAGCTGAGCGGTGCGGACGTGCGCGACGTCTACTTCGCGCGGGAAGCCGTAGAGCTGCATGTGGTCGACCATCTGTCGGCGCCCGGCCGGTCACCGCAGCGCCTGCGGCAGGTGCGGCAGGCCATGGAGCATCTGCAGAACCTTTCCGCCGACGCCCCGTGGAGCGAGGTGGCGGAGGCCGATCTCGCCTTTCACACGGCGCTGGTCGAAGCTGCGGAAAGTACGCGGCTGGACCGGCTGTTCCACGGTCTGCTGGAGGAGGTCCGGATGTGCCTGGTCCAGTTGGAGGCCCACTACCCGCGCCGTGCCGACCTCGCTGACGAGCATCGCCGGATCCTCGATGCCCTGGAGACTCAGGACGCGGCTGTGGCACGGAAGTTGATGCGTGCTCACCTGGACAGTGCGGTCAGGGCGCTCACAGACGACTGA
- a CDS encoding MFS transporter encodes MNHIARLERLPLSRTHRKLLIIGGLGYTFDGADAAIIAFILPVVAQQWSLSAGQISLLASALLIGFLFGALTAGTLGDKLGRKKVMLGSLVVYTSMTLVAAFAPNYWVLFAFRVLAGAGIGAESAIIAPYLSEFVPGRYRGRFIGAVAGFFSFGYVLSALIGRYVISPFDDGWRYAQIILTLPIFAVIWWRRSMPESPRYLLSKGRVEEAEQVVAALEESVRKETGTALPPVPAEPDAPSATSHLAHASMGKKLAVLWSGPFAKRTFVAWVMWFCLTFAYYGFFTMMPKLLADSGMTVVKSFSFVLYIYLAQIPGYFSAAFLSEYLDRKRSIALYLSGATLSALGMALSHSEGAIVGFGAALSLFMNGVYALLYTYTPETYPTEIRTTGQGTASAFGRIGGIIAPFAFTAAAAQGGLNAVFGVTSAVLLVGVLTVLSLGLATKGRTLEDLSPKGRHRATDPATDTSQVKSPASP; translated from the coding sequence ATGAACCACATCGCACGGCTTGAGCGTCTGCCGCTGAGCCGTACCCATCGCAAACTCCTGATCATCGGCGGTCTCGGCTACACCTTCGACGGAGCCGACGCGGCGATCATCGCCTTCATCCTGCCGGTGGTCGCCCAGCAGTGGTCACTGAGCGCCGGCCAGATCTCCCTGCTGGCCAGCGCGCTGCTCATCGGGTTCCTGTTCGGGGCTCTGACCGCCGGAACGCTGGGCGACAAGCTGGGCCGGAAGAAGGTGATGCTCGGCTCGCTCGTCGTGTACACGAGCATGACGCTGGTCGCCGCGTTCGCCCCCAACTACTGGGTGCTGTTCGCCTTCCGAGTCCTGGCCGGGGCAGGCATCGGTGCGGAGAGCGCCATCATCGCTCCCTACCTGTCCGAATTCGTGCCCGGGCGCTACCGGGGCCGGTTCATCGGCGCCGTCGCCGGGTTCTTCTCCTTCGGCTACGTCCTGTCCGCGCTCATCGGCCGGTACGTGATCTCGCCGTTCGACGACGGATGGCGGTACGCCCAGATCATCCTGACGCTGCCCATTTTCGCCGTGATCTGGTGGCGGCGTTCCATGCCCGAATCCCCGCGCTACCTGCTGTCCAAGGGGCGTGTGGAGGAGGCGGAGCAGGTCGTCGCCGCGCTGGAGGAGTCGGTGCGCAAGGAGACCGGCACGGCCCTGCCGCCCGTCCCCGCCGAGCCGGACGCCCCGTCGGCGACCAGCCACCTCGCTCACGCCTCGATGGGCAAGAAGCTCGCCGTACTGTGGAGCGGCCCCTTCGCCAAACGGACCTTCGTGGCCTGGGTGATGTGGTTCTGCCTGACCTTCGCCTACTACGGCTTCTTCACGATGATGCCCAAGCTCCTGGCCGACAGCGGCATGACCGTCGTGAAGTCCTTCAGCTTCGTGCTGTACATCTACCTGGCCCAGATCCCCGGCTATTTCAGCGCCGCCTTCCTCTCGGAGTACCTGGACCGCAAGCGGTCCATCGCCCTGTATCTCTCCGGCGCCACACTCTCCGCACTCGGCATGGCACTGTCCCACTCCGAGGGCGCCATCGTCGGCTTCGGCGCCGCACTCTCGCTGTTCATGAACGGCGTCTACGCCCTGCTGTACACCTACACGCCGGAGACCTACCCGACCGAGATCCGCACCACCGGGCAGGGCACGGCCTCGGCCTTCGGCCGTATCGGCGGCATCATCGCTCCCTTCGCCTTCACGGCCGCGGCGGCCCAGGGCGGCCTGAACGCCGTCTTCGGCGTCACCTCGGCCGTCCTTCTGGTGGGCGTGCTGACCGTGCTGTCCTTGGGACTTGCCACCAAGGGACGCACCCTCGAAGACCTCAGCCCCAAAGGCCGGCACCGAGCGACGGATCCGGCTACCGACACCTCCCAGGTGAAAAGCCCCGCCTCGCCGTGA
- a CDS encoding ATP-binding protein produces the protein MTTALLSARAPGSTPSRPTACVSTSLPEGGVLHQDAALAAFPAEARWLGPIRFFASCALGRWPLPDDTRDAAMAILGEFTANAVVHGRSELHVLMTLSDRCLTLYVRDSGEMRTASRESALPDDEHGRGLLMVDVLAERWEAVSTALGRRCTAWLQVPDSGWPDAAGRPCAGDREFFVRCPKGSSRTRNRCTWFRTSGGSTVLPTSGAPRRRFRHLLSPFVRARLPHSLSAPDLEDRT, from the coding sequence ATGACCACCGCACTGCTGTCCGCGCGAGCCCCGGGATCGACCCCTTCCCGGCCGACCGCGTGCGTGTCCACCTCCCTGCCCGAGGGCGGCGTCCTGCATCAGGACGCCGCCCTCGCGGCCTTCCCGGCCGAAGCCCGATGGCTCGGCCCGATACGCTTCTTCGCCTCCTGCGCGCTCGGCCGGTGGCCACTCCCGGACGACACGCGAGATGCCGCGATGGCCATCCTGGGCGAGTTCACGGCCAATGCCGTCGTGCACGGCCGCAGCGAGCTCCATGTGCTGATGACGTTGTCCGACCGGTGCCTCACGCTGTACGTCCGCGATTCCGGTGAGATGCGCACGGCTTCGCGGGAGTCCGCCCTGCCGGACGACGAGCACGGCCGCGGGCTGCTCATGGTGGACGTGCTGGCCGAGCGCTGGGAGGCCGTGAGCACTGCGCTCGGCCGGCGCTGCACCGCGTGGCTACAGGTCCCGGATTCGGGTTGGCCCGACGCCGCTGGAAGGCCATGCGCAGGCGACCGGGAGTTCTTCGTCAGATGCCCAAAGGGCAGCAGCAGAACTCGGAACCGATGCACATGGTTCAGGACTTCCGGCGGTTCTACGGTCCTTCCCACCAGCGGCGCTCCGCGCCGTCGGTTCAGACACCTCCTCTCTCCCTTCGTTCGGGCTCGGCTCCCCCACAGCCTCAGCGCCCCCGATCTCGAGGACCGAACATGA
- a CDS encoding amidohydrolase family protein — MDTLYLVNARTIDGSGTDPVQAGWIRVEGRRITGMGRSPVDTGRNQVIDVGGRTVLPGLIDAHTHLAATEMLNLVDTVSRPVLAAKTFENMRQTLAAGFTTVRDAGFTDYGFKQAVETGLVPGPRMFLATGPLSQTGGHSDFRPAEAQDRQRRSDGLYHPGVVVDGVAQCQWGAREVLRRGADQIKIMAGGGCTSPTDHVTHTQFTTEEIAAIVHEARARHTYVMAHGYTPESIRTCVAAGVRSIEHANLVDEKAAEAMAAAGTFAVPTIATFDLLVRDGQEHGLTPDSAAQAAHVLERAYEALRILRDKGVRIGSGSDVLGAHQPFKALELQLKASVLGPMDALVAATRTNAELLGLDGLGTLAPGKIADLVVVDGDPLDDISVLQDSGRVHLVVKDGQVVVDRVGLSAASSKEIRQLMPETEAAVS, encoded by the coding sequence GTGGACACCCTTTACCTGGTCAATGCCCGGACCATCGACGGAAGCGGTACGGATCCCGTCCAGGCAGGGTGGATTCGTGTCGAGGGCCGACGCATCACGGGAATGGGCCGGTCCCCGGTCGACACCGGCCGTAACCAGGTCATCGATGTCGGTGGCCGCACCGTCCTGCCGGGGCTGATAGACGCCCACACGCACCTCGCGGCCACCGAGATGCTCAACCTGGTGGATACCGTCTCCCGCCCCGTGCTGGCCGCGAAGACCTTCGAGAACATGCGCCAAACCCTGGCGGCCGGTTTCACCACAGTGCGGGACGCCGGGTTCACCGACTACGGCTTCAAGCAGGCGGTGGAGACCGGTCTCGTCCCCGGTCCCCGGATGTTCCTCGCGACCGGCCCCCTGAGCCAGACCGGCGGGCACAGCGACTTCCGCCCGGCCGAGGCGCAGGACCGGCAGCGGCGCAGCGACGGCCTGTACCACCCGGGAGTGGTCGTCGACGGCGTCGCGCAGTGCCAGTGGGGCGCTCGCGAAGTGCTGCGCCGGGGAGCGGACCAGATCAAGATCATGGCTGGGGGCGGCTGCACCTCCCCGACGGACCACGTGACGCACACGCAGTTCACCACCGAGGAGATCGCGGCCATAGTCCACGAGGCCCGGGCCAGGCACACCTATGTGATGGCGCACGGCTACACCCCCGAGTCGATCCGGACCTGCGTCGCGGCCGGCGTGCGCAGCATCGAGCATGCCAACCTGGTCGACGAGAAGGCCGCCGAGGCGATGGCCGCCGCCGGCACGTTCGCCGTACCGACCATCGCCACGTTCGATCTCCTGGTCCGCGACGGCCAGGAACACGGGCTCACGCCAGACAGCGCCGCCCAGGCCGCCCATGTGCTGGAGCGGGCGTACGAGGCCCTGCGCATCCTCAGGGACAAGGGCGTACGCATCGGTTCGGGCTCGGACGTCCTCGGCGCACATCAGCCCTTCAAGGCCCTGGAGCTTCAGCTGAAGGCGTCCGTGCTGGGGCCGATGGACGCCCTCGTGGCTGCGACCCGCACCAACGCCGAGTTGCTCGGTCTCGACGGCCTCGGGACACTCGCGCCCGGGAAGATCGCCGACCTGGTTGTCGTGGACGGGGACCCGCTCGACGACATCTCGGTCCTGCAGGACAGCGGCCGCGTCCACCTCGTCGTCAAGGACGGCCAGGTGGTGGTCGACAGGGTCGGCCTGTCCGCTGCCTCGTCCAAGGAGATACGGCAGCTGATGCCGGAGACGGAAGCAGCTGTGTCATGA
- a CDS encoding CdaR family transcriptional regulator codes for MLQELQDVINGISAEVGVPTSLTDTRLNSLVFGPHDDAEIDTVRRQALLLRSTPEWVREWFGRYGIDTATAPVRIPADPERELAGRVVVPARWASTTCGYICLLDVHQELDETRMDAVMEAAAEVGRVLYLDQQARHSDADLLGDLVRGSAAVRGKAADRLGEQGRFPVGWPIAVVFLRPVGGGSGTDALEHWLWRDHGGLPRGALRCLDAEGAVILAAVPPPAEPGHTERIVDHLLAGGHDLPELVIGIGDPQSDLHDAHLSYEHAQLAARAATVWPETGPVCSWDLLGALRVLIGTPDHLLRDLMDPRVSLLKEAQPSQANLIDTLETYLDSGCDNQTTAARLHVHRGTVYYRLEKAASLCGMDLSDGLDRLALHLGIKLLRLIESKAD; via the coding sequence GTGCTACAGGAGCTGCAGGACGTCATCAACGGCATCTCCGCCGAGGTCGGTGTGCCGACATCACTCACCGACACCCGGTTGAACTCCCTGGTCTTCGGTCCGCACGACGATGCGGAGATCGATACGGTGCGTCGACAGGCGCTGCTTCTTCGGTCGACCCCGGAGTGGGTACGCGAGTGGTTCGGCCGGTACGGCATCGACACGGCGACCGCCCCGGTGCGTATTCCGGCGGATCCGGAACGCGAGCTGGCCGGCCGGGTCGTGGTTCCCGCCCGCTGGGCGTCGACCACCTGCGGGTACATCTGCCTCCTCGACGTCCACCAGGAGCTGGACGAAACCCGCATGGATGCGGTCATGGAAGCCGCAGCTGAGGTGGGGCGGGTCCTGTACCTGGATCAGCAAGCCCGGCACAGCGACGCCGACCTGCTCGGTGACCTCGTACGGGGATCCGCCGCCGTGCGCGGCAAGGCCGCCGATCGCCTGGGTGAGCAGGGACGGTTCCCTGTCGGCTGGCCGATCGCCGTCGTGTTCCTGCGGCCTGTCGGCGGAGGGTCCGGCACGGACGCTCTGGAGCACTGGCTGTGGCGTGATCATGGCGGCCTGCCTCGTGGGGCCCTGCGCTGTCTCGACGCGGAGGGAGCCGTGATCCTCGCGGCGGTCCCGCCCCCTGCGGAGCCCGGGCACACGGAACGCATCGTCGATCACCTGCTCGCCGGTGGCCACGATCTCCCCGAGCTCGTCATCGGCATCGGTGACCCGCAGTCAGATCTGCATGACGCCCACCTGTCGTACGAACATGCGCAGTTGGCCGCGCGGGCCGCCACTGTCTGGCCGGAGACAGGACCGGTGTGCTCGTGGGACCTGCTCGGCGCGCTGCGTGTCCTGATCGGTACCCCGGACCATCTCCTGCGGGATCTGATGGACCCGCGGGTGTCGCTGCTGAAGGAGGCCCAGCCCTCCCAGGCGAACCTGATCGACACCCTGGAGACCTATCTCGACTCCGGCTGTGACAACCAGACCACGGCGGCGCGTCTGCACGTGCACCGGGGCACCGTCTACTACCGCCTGGAGAAAGCCGCCTCCTTGTGCGGAATGGATCTGAGCGACGGGCTGGACCGGCTCGCCCTGCATCTGGGCATCAAGCTGCTGCGGCTGATCGAGTCGAAGGCCGACTGA
- a CDS encoding TniQ family protein, with protein MELRFCPACVDERRGRRPLDWSTPWAFACLRHGRCLLAACSTWREPVRAGGVGLGHDRCRVSSGMPRTGSRSDAAPSSGMW; from the coding sequence GTGGAGCTGAGGTTTTGTCCAGCCTGCGTCGATGAGCGACGCGGGCGCCGGCCTTTGGACTGGTCCACGCCGTGGGCGTTCGCGTGCCTCCGCCACGGGCGCTGTCTGCTCGCTGCCTGCTCCACCTGGAGGGAGCCGGTTCGCGCCGGAGGGGTGGGGCTGGGGCATGACAGGTGCCGGGTTTCGTCCGGGATGCCTCGGACGGGAAGCCGCAGCGATGCGGCACCGAGTTCCGGAATGTGGTAG
- a CDS encoding cupin domain-containing protein codes for MSYYSPRVLHVPAEKGVVKWMSGDVYETMATADSTNGALGFTVCWVPPGGGPIAHVHKSADESFYVISGALEFLNGDRTFTANSGDFVFVPRGTRHRFRNLTGEQAHMVSFFTPGGGEGLWLEGGDDPVPGAKPEFWPPERGLALGPLLDREDIDLEILPEEADFNGAASG; via the coding sequence ATGAGTTACTACAGCCCGCGCGTCCTGCACGTCCCCGCCGAGAAGGGCGTGGTCAAGTGGATGTCCGGGGACGTCTACGAGACCATGGCGACGGCCGACTCGACCAACGGCGCACTCGGCTTCACGGTCTGCTGGGTGCCTCCGGGCGGCGGGCCGATAGCGCACGTGCACAAGAGTGCTGACGAATCCTTCTACGTCATTTCGGGTGCGCTGGAATTCCTGAACGGCGACCGGACCTTCACGGCGAACTCCGGTGACTTCGTCTTCGTACCCAGGGGTACGCGGCACCGGTTCCGGAACCTCACCGGCGAACAGGCGCACATGGTGTCGTTCTTCACGCCCGGCGGAGGCGAGGGGCTGTGGCTGGAAGGCGGGGACGACCCCGTTCCCGGCGCGAAGCCCGAGTTCTGGCCGCCGGAGCGCGGCCTGGCGCTGGGCCCGCTCCTCGATCGCGAGGACATCGACCTGGAGATCCTGCCGGAGGAAGCGGACTTCAACGGGGCCGCCTCAGGATGA